The proteins below come from a single Pedobacter aquae genomic window:
- a CDS encoding TonB-dependent receptor produces MRYLLILINLFIFTELSLAQNCDFSIFGTVKDAADGKVLPGASIKLIKENQATVSEIDGHFHFYKLCPGNYTLEVSFVGYSSKMVAIDVKGKTDLTISLEPSSSLLNTVKIIGSKVNETPLQSTAKLKDRDLALTRGESLGESLKKIPGLNSIQTGPSVSKPVIHGMHSNRVLIFNSGVRLEGQQWGSEHAPEVDPFLAHEIKVVKGAASVQYGPDALGGVILIEPASLDFHNTFKGEVDFAAMSNNQMGALSAKVEGANKTHTFAWRLQSTVKQAGNAKTADYVLANTAFRELNGSLTLGYQKGHLSTELFASSFNTKLGIFTGSNIGSTTDLQEAIQRPRPDIIGERSYKIGRPYQDVQHQTIKLKSTYLFDKLGKAGLQYSFQRNIREEYSLVRAASRSGYQLQFELNTQNLDLYLEHKPIGNFTGKVGLTGMFQQNFYDGSYLIPFFDSYNTGAYFIEKWSKKRWEIEAGLRFDYKHMQAKLREVPLDNNSPIITPAFNFNQTVGTLGSSYLLKEGLKVHATIAQAWRPPAISELFIDGIVQAQAAYIIGDRNLKEESSLNLSTGISKTSGKLTGDLNFYYDFNQDYIYLQPTQELKLTTRGAYRVLRYVQVDARFYGTDAFLAYQLHDNLNISVKYSGVRAYNKANNNFLELIPADRTSATLSFKIPDLKIMKSNLLDFNVQHVAQQTRVNPNAEPLLPPAAYTLFGADFTSNIKFAKQMIGLGLSAQNLFNKSYRDYLNNFRYFNDDLGRNIIVRLNMKI; encoded by the coding sequence ATGAGGTATTTATTAATACTTATTAACCTATTTATTTTTACAGAATTGAGCTTGGCTCAAAATTGCGACTTCTCCATCTTTGGAACTGTTAAAGATGCTGCAGATGGCAAAGTTTTGCCTGGTGCTAGCATTAAACTGATAAAAGAAAACCAGGCTACAGTTTCTGAAATTGATGGGCATTTCCACTTTTATAAGTTATGCCCCGGAAATTACACTCTGGAAGTATCTTTTGTAGGTTATAGCTCAAAAATGGTTGCTATTGATGTTAAAGGAAAAACAGACTTAACCATCAGTTTAGAGCCTTCTTCATCTTTATTGAATACCGTAAAAATTATTGGTTCTAAAGTTAATGAAACGCCACTGCAAAGTACAGCTAAATTAAAAGACCGTGACTTGGCTTTAACCAGAGGCGAATCTTTAGGCGAATCTCTTAAAAAAATACCCGGCTTAAACTCTATTCAAACCGGACCAAGCGTTTCTAAACCCGTGATACATGGCATGCACTCTAACAGGGTATTAATTTTTAATTCGGGAGTGCGTTTAGAAGGCCAACAATGGGGAAGCGAACATGCACCAGAAGTTGACCCATTTTTAGCTCATGAGATTAAAGTAGTAAAGGGAGCTGCTAGTGTGCAATACGGACCAGATGCACTAGGCGGAGTAATTTTAATAGAGCCTGCTTCACTTGACTTTCACAATACATTTAAAGGTGAAGTAGATTTTGCTGCCATGAGTAATAACCAAATGGGAGCCTTATCTGCCAAAGTTGAAGGTGCTAACAAAACCCATACTTTTGCGTGGCGCTTACAAAGTACCGTAAAACAAGCTGGAAACGCCAAAACAGCAGATTATGTTTTAGCAAATACCGCTTTTAGAGAACTTAATGGTTCTTTAACATTAGGTTATCAAAAGGGACATTTAAGTACAGAACTTTTTGCGAGCTCTTTTAATACTAAATTGGGCATTTTTACAGGCTCTAATATTGGCAGTACTACAGATTTACAAGAAGCTATCCAAAGACCTCGCCCAGATATTATTGGAGAACGTTCTTATAAAATAGGCAGGCCTTATCAGGATGTGCAACATCAAACTATAAAATTAAAATCAACATATTTATTTGATAAGCTTGGTAAAGCTGGTTTACAATATAGCTTTCAGCGTAATATACGCGAGGAATATAGCTTGGTAAGAGCCGCTAGCAGAAGTGGTTACCAATTACAATTTGAACTAAATACTCAGAATCTTGATTTATATCTTGAGCATAAACCCATAGGTAATTTTACCGGAAAAGTTGGCCTTACAGGTATGTTTCAACAAAATTTTTATGATGGAAGTTACCTGATACCATTTTTTGACAGCTATAATACCGGAGCTTACTTTATAGAAAAATGGTCTAAAAAGCGCTGGGAAATTGAGGCTGGATTAAGGTTCGATTATAAACATATGCAGGCTAAATTAAGAGAAGTTCCGCTTGATAATAATAGCCCAATTATTACACCTGCATTTAATTTCAACCAAACAGTAGGTACTTTAGGAAGCTCTTATTTATTGAAAGAAGGTTTAAAAGTTCATGCTACTATTGCTCAAGCATGGCGTCCGCCTGCAATAAGCGAGTTGTTTATTGATGGGATTGTACAAGCACAAGCAGCTTATATTATTGGAGATAGGAATTTAAAGGAAGAATCTTCTTTGAACCTAAGTACTGGAATAAGTAAAACATCGGGTAAACTTACCGGAGATTTAAACTTTTATTATGATTTTAATCAAGATTATATCTACCTACAACCTACCCAAGAATTAAAACTTACCACCAGAGGCGCTTACCGGGTTTTAAGATATGTACAGGTTGATGCTCGCTTTTATGGTACCGATGCTTTTTTAGCGTATCAGCTTCATGATAATTTAAATATTAGCGTAAAATATTCTGGTGTAAGGGCTTATAATAAGGCAAACAATAACTTTTTAGAACTTATACCGGCAGATAGAACATCAGCTACTTTGAGCTTTAAAATCCCTGATTTAAAAATCATGAAAAGCAATCTTTTAGATTTTAATGTACAGCATGTTGCCCAACAAACCAGAGTAAACCCTAATGCAGAACCCTTATTACCACCGGCAGCCTACACACTTTTTGGTGCTGATTTTACCAGTAACATCAAATTTGCTAAGCAAATGATTGGTTTAGGCTTAAGTGCACAAAATTTATTTAATAAAAGTTACAGAGACTATTTAAACAACTTCAGGTATTTTAATGATGACCTCGGACGAAACATCATTGTAAGATTAAACATGAAAATTTAA